Sequence from the Kineosporia succinea genome:
GTACGGTGCCGGCGAGCAGGCCGGCCGGCGGTTTCGAGGCCGAACGCACCATCCGGATGATGGGCGCACGCGTCCGGCTTCTTCGTAAACAGCAGAACCTCACCCTCAAATCGCTCGCCGACCGCACCGGCGTGAGCGTCTCGATGCTGAGCATGGTCGAGCGGGGCCTGGCCAGCGCGTCGGTGGGCACCCTGGTCTCGGTGTCGACGGCGCTCGGCGTGCACATGTCCGACCTGTTCGGGCCGGGCGACGAGGCCGGCCGCTCGCCGGTCACCCGCGCCGACGAGCAGGTCACGGCCACCACCGGGGCGGGCGGGGTGCACCGCATCGCCTACCGCGACCCCCGGTCCGGCGTGGAGATGACCGTGCAGCAGTACGTTCCGGGCGGTGCGAGCTCGAACCTGCCGGAGCACTCGGACGGCCGGGAGGTCGGCGTGCTGATCTCCGGGCAGCTCACCGTCGAGCTCGACGGCGACGCGCACGTGCTCAACCCGGGCGACTCGATCGCGTACCTGTCGTCTCGGCCGCACCGGATCGTGAACCGCGGGGCGGAGCCGGCCCAGGCGCTCTGGGTCAGCCTCGAGGCCTGAAAAGCGTTCTACTCGTTGACCGCTCGGGGGCGGTCCGGGTCCTGGTCCAGCTTGAGGATGCGCTCGATGTCGGCCGCGCGGCGCGGCATCGTGCTGCGCGACCGGTCACCGTCGGCGGGCCTCGCCTCCGGCTCGGGCAGGGGCGGCGGCGCGGGACGGTGCACGGCGGGCTTGAGCTGGTAGGTCGGCGGCGGCACGGGCACCGGGTCCCAGGTGTCGCCGCTGACGGCCGCGTTCCGGCGGGAGACCCGCTCGGGAACCGGCTTGGCGGCCCGGGTCTCGGCCTCGGCGCGGGCGCGCAGGCGGGCGGCCTGCTGGCGGCGGCGCTCGGCGTGCTCGCGGGCCATCTCGGCGGCGTAGAGGTGCGCGGCGAGCATGGTGAGGCTCTCGCGGCTGCGCACCGCGGCCGTGCGGGAGGCGACCCCGTGAGCGGCCAGGAGCAGCGTCGCCGCGATCGGCACGAAGATCGCCACCGGGCCCACGAACGCGCTGACCCAGGACGCGCCGGTGGCGATCAGCAGTACCGCCATGCTGCGGGCGCGGCGGCGGGCGGCGACCCGGGCGCCGAGCCGGGCGGAGTCGAGGTCGGTGGTGGTGAGGGTCGCGTCGTAGCTGCCGGTGTCGTCGGGCTCGAGGTCGGCCTGGTCGATGTTGGCCCGCTGCAGCAGGGCCCGGTCGAGTTCGGCCTGCGTGTAGCGGGGACGAGCCGGGGCACCGTCCGGGCGCCGCTTCTCCAGCTCCTGGAACGACTCCTGCGCGGCCTCGGTGCTCTCGGCGATCGGGGCCGAGGTGGTGACGGGCACGGTGACCCGCGCCGCCGGGGCCTCGACCGTCCAGGCCGGTTCCGCGGTGGGGTCCGATGCGGGGGTGGGTATTTCGGCGCGGGGGGCGCGGGTTCCGGTGCGGGAGGACGCGTCGGCCGGGTTGCCGGGGCCCGCGGGCCCGGCGGCGGGGTTCGAGGACGCGCCGGTCGCGTGGGCGGGGTCCGTGGGCGCGGGGGGCGCGGGCTCGGGCGGGTGGACCTCACCGGTCGCGCGGGCTTCGGCGGTGGGGCGGGTCTCAGCGGCCGGGCGGGTCTCAGCGCTCTGGCGGGTCTCGGCGCTCTGGCGCGTCGCACCGGCGTGGCGGGCCTCGGCGGCCGGGCGGGTCTGGGCGCTCTGCTGGGTCTGGGCGCTCTGCTGGGTCTCGGCGGCCGGGCGGGCCTCGGCGCTCTGCTGGGTCTGGGCGCTCTGCTGGGTCTCGGCGGCCGGGCGGGCCTCGGCGCTCTGCTGGGTCTCGACCGCCTGGCGGGTCTCGCCGAAGGCGGACAGGTCCCGGGCGTCGAGGCCGAAACCGGCGAGCAGTCCGGCGGCCAGCTCGGAGAGCCCCGCGTCCCCGTCGTCGCCCGAGCCGCCCGGGCTCACCGAGGGCGGCGCCGGGTCGGCCGGGGCCGGCGGCGCGATCTCGAACTGGGGAATCATCCGGGCCGCGGACGGATCGATGCCGAACCCGGCCAGCAGACCGGCCTCGAGCTCGGCCATGCCGTCTTCGGGGGCGCCGGCGAGCGAGGCGTCGACCGCCACCGGCAGCACAGGCCGCTCCGGAGCCGCGGGCCGCGACCTGGTGGGCGGAGCGTTGCGCGGCAGGATCGTGCTGCCCGGATCCCCCTCGGCCGCGCGCCGGGTGCGGCGATCGCTGCTGCGTCGGTCCCCGCCCGTGCGCTCGAACCCCGGACGCCCCGTTCCCCTGCGCTCCGGCCCCCCTCGTCGTTCGGTGCCCCGGCGCTCGACGCCCCGGCGCTCGTCCCCCAGGCGCTCGTCACTGCGGCGCTCCGGACGCTCGGACGTCCGGCGCCCCGGCCCGTGCCAGATCAGCCCGTCCCGGTCACCGCTGCCATCCTGAGCGGCGCTCCCCTGAGTCACGCCACTCTGAGCCGCGCCACCCTGAGCCGCGCCCCCTTGAGTCACGCGCCCTTGAGCCGCGCCATCCTGCGCCACGCCACCCTGCGCCCAGTCCTCCTGAGCCACGCCACCCTGCGCCCAGTCCTCCTGAGCCACGCCACCCTGAGCCGCACCATCACGAGCCGCACCGTCACGAGCCGCAATGCTCCGGGTCCCGGCCCCTTGGCTCCCGTCCCCCTGAGTCTCGCCGCTGCGTCCACCCGGGCTCCGGGTCACATCGTCCCGGGCCGCATCGACCCGGCCCCGACCCGCACCCTCGGGAGTCTCGGCACCCGACGCGTCCGCCGCGTCCACCGTCGAAACCTCACCGGTGACCGCCGAGGAAACCTCAGCACCCCCGGAAACCGCGACCGGACCAGCAGTTTCACCGGCGACCGACGAAGCCGGGTCGACCGGAACGTCTTCGATGCCGGCCTTCTCCCCCGACTCGCCACCCTGCGCACTCTGCGGCAGACTGGCCGACGAACCGGACAGCCGCTCACTGACCATCCGGTCGGCGGGGATGTAGAGCAGCTCGCCGTCGGAGTCGACGACCACCCGCGGCGAGGTCAGCAGCGGGTCACCGGAACGACCCGAGCCGGAACCGGCCGCACGCTCACGCCGCCGCAGCACGCGAAGGCCACTGGAGAAACGGTCGCCGGCCCGGGACTGTGACATTTCGTCACGACGTCTCACCCAGTGTGGTACCAGGTAGGCAGCCCACACCAGCACTATGGCGAGGAGAATGAGGCTGCTGGGCTGCACGCCAAAACGCTACGGTGCCCCGCCCAAATGATCACGTAATGCGTACGGTGTGTCGGCTGCGTTCAGCCAATCCTAAGGAATCACCCTACGTCTGCTCAGACCATCGGGTGTGCTGCTCGTGCTCGCGCGCCGCCAGAACCCGCTGCGAGCGTCTCCACCGGGTCAGCATGCCCCCCGGCACGTCTTCCGGGGTGACGGCGAAGCTGGCGTGGTCGCGCCAGGCACCGTCGATGTGCAGGTAACGACGGCGGATGCCCTCGGACCGGAAGCCGAGTTTCTCCACCACGCGCAGGCTGGCGGTGTTCTCCGGGCGGATGTTCACCTCGAGCCGGTGCATGCCCAGGCCGAACAGGCAGTGGTCGACCATCATCGCGACGGCGGTGGGCGTGATGCCCTGCCCGGCCACGGAACGGTCGACCCAGTAGCCGATCTGGCCCGAACGCAGCGAGCCCCAGACGATGCCGCTCACGCTGACCTGCCCCACGATGCGGTCGTGCAACTGCACCGCGAGCGGGATCATCCGGCCGGCCCGGGCCTCGCGGTCGAAGCTGCGCACCATCGCCCCGAACGTCAGCGGACGCCCGCCGCCCTCCGGGTGCGTGGCCTCCCAGGGGGCCAGCCACTCGGCGTTCGCCGAGCGCACCGCGTTCCACGACTTCGCGTCGCGCCGCCGCAACGGCCGCAACGTGATCAGGCCGTCGGACAGCTCGATCGGCCAGCCCAGCCCCGCGCCGAGTTCGCTCATCGGTGATCGCCGCCGTGGATCTGGTCGACGGCGTGCGCCAGCACCCCACCCAGCACGGCCAGGCCGTCGCGGGCCCCGCCCCTCGAACCGGGCAGGTTCACCACCAGGGTGCGCCCGGCCACGCCGGCCAGGCCCCGGGAGAGAACCGCGGTGGGGACGCCGTGGTCGGCGCCGTAGCGGCGGACCGCCTCGGCGAGCCCGGGCACCTCGAGATCCAGCAGGGGACGCGTCTGCTCGGGAGTGCGATCGGTGGGCGACAGGCCGGTGCCCCCGGTGGTGAGGACGACGTCGTAACCGTCGTCGACCGCCTGGCGCAGAGCCACGCCGACGGGCTCACCGTCAGGCACCACGATCGGGCCGTCGACGTCGAACGCCAGCTCACGCAGGCCTTCGACGAGCACCGGGCCCGCCGTGTCTTCGTAGACCCCGGCCGCCGCCCGGTTCGAGGCGGTGACGACCAGGGCGCGCCTGAGCGTCGTCGAGGTCTCAGTCACGACGCCAGTCACCGGATCGTCCACCGCTCTTGGCCACCACCCGCACCCGGCCGATCTCGGCCAGCTTGTCAACGGCTTTGATCATATCGACCAGGGCCAGACCGGCCACCGCGACGCAGGTGAGAGCCTCCATCTCGATGCCCGTGCGGTCGGCCGTGCGCACGGTGGCGGTGATCTCGACCCCGTGGTCCTCCACCGCCAGATCCACGACGACACCGTGCACCGCGATCGGGTGCGCCAGCGGGATCAGGTCGGGAGTGCGCTTGGCCGCCTGGATCCCGGCGATGCGCGCGACGGCGAGAGCGTCGCCCTTGGGCACGCCCTCACCGCGCAGCAGCTCGATCACCGCCGGCGAACAGGTCACGACGCCCTTGGCCGTGGCCTCGCGGGCCGTGACCGCTTTCGCGGAGACGTCGACCATGCGGGCGGCACCGGAGGCGTCGACGTGGGTCAGGTGTTGCTGGGTCACCGGCACATCATGAGCCAGATTCCAGCACGATGTACGGCAGTTCGTCACCCTCGCTCACCGCGGTGGTCTCTTCCGGCACGATGACCAGGCAGTTCGCCCCGGCCAGGTCGGCCACCAGGTGAGATCCCTGCCCTCCCACCGGCCTCACGGTGGGCCCCCCGGCCGTGATCGTGAGCAGACAGCGCGCGAACTGGCGCCGCCCGGGCGGCGAGCGCCAGCCCTCGACCACGGTGGCGGAGGGCAATTCGCGGGTGACGTCGGGGCGGCCGGCGAGGCGGCGCAGCGCGGGCGCCACGAAGACCTCGAACGACAGCAGCGCGCTGACCGGGTTGCCGGGCAGCGTGAACAGCGGAACGCCCTTGATCGTGCCGAAGCCCTGGGGTTTGCCCGGTTGCATGGCCACCGGCGTGAACTCGACGGTGCCGAGTTCACGCAGCACGGCCTTGACCGTGTCGTAGGCCCCGGCGCTGACCCCTCCGGTGGTGATCACCAGATCGGCGTCGCGCGTGGCCTCTTCGAGCATCGAGCCGACGGCCTCGGGGGTGTCGGTCATGATGCCGCCGTGCCGGGCCCGGGCGCCGGCCGCGTTCGCGGCGGCGACCAGGGCGTAGCCGTTGGAGTCGTGGATCTGCCCGGGGGCCAGGGGCTTTCCGGGCGGCACGAGTTCGCTGCCGGAGGGCATCACGACCACGCGGGGACGCGGGTGCACGGTGAGGCGGTCGACGCCGACCGAGGCGGCCAGCGCGATGTGCCGGGCCGTGAGCAGCGTGCCCGCGGTGAGCACGGTCTCGCCCTCGCGCACGTCTTCGCCGGAGCGGCGGATGTTCTTGCCGGACGGCGAGGGACAGTGGATGCGGACCTGCTCGGTGCCGCCGTCGGTCCACTCGACCTGCACCACCGCGTCGGCCCCGGCGGGCATCGGGGCGCCGGTCATGATGCGCAGCGTGGTGCCGGGCGCCAGCTCGAGCGCGTCGCCGCGCCCGGCCGGGATGTCGCCCAGCACCGGCAGGGTGACCGGCCGGCCCTCGGTGGCCGCCTCGACCTCGGCCGCGCGCACGGCGTAGCCGTCCATCGAGGAGTTGTC
This genomic interval carries:
- the glp gene encoding molybdotransferase-like divisome protein Glp; this encodes MRSVDEHLAHCLRDLVPLPAVEIPLPEAAGCVLALDVVSGIDMPRFDNSSMDGYAVRAAEVEAATEGRPVTLPVLGDIPAGRGDALELAPGTTLRIMTGAPMPAGADAVVQVEWTDGGTEQVRIHCPSPSGKNIRRSGEDVREGETVLTAGTLLTARHIALAASVGVDRLTVHPRPRVVVMPSGSELVPPGKPLAPGQIHDSNGYALVAAANAAGARARHGGIMTDTPEAVGSMLEEATRDADLVITTGGVSAGAYDTVKAVLRELGTVEFTPVAMQPGKPQGFGTIKGVPLFTLPGNPVSALLSFEVFVAPALRRLAGRPDVTRELPSATVVEGWRSPPGRRQFARCLLTITAGGPTVRPVGGQGSHLVADLAGANCLVIVPEETTAVSEGDELPYIVLESGS
- a CDS encoding GNAT family N-acetyltransferase, giving the protein MSELGAGLGWPIELSDGLITLRPLRRRDAKSWNAVRSANAEWLAPWEATHPEGGGRPLTFGAMVRSFDREARAGRMIPLAVQLHDRIVGQVSVSGIVWGSLRSGQIGYWVDRSVAGQGITPTAVAMMVDHCLFGLGMHRLEVNIRPENTASLRVVEKLGFRSEGIRRRYLHIDGAWRDHASFAVTPEDVPGGMLTRWRRSQRVLAAREHEQHTRWSEQT
- a CDS encoding helix-turn-helix domain-containing protein; the encoded protein is MADTGAPGTVRSATPARTVPASRPAGGFEAERTIRMMGARVRLLRKQQNLTLKSLADRTGVSVSMLSMVERGLASASVGTLVSVSTALGVHMSDLFGPGDEAGRSPVTRADEQVTATTGAGGVHRIAYRDPRSGVEMTVQQYVPGGASSNLPEHSDGREVGVLISGQLTVELDGDAHVLNPGDSIAYLSSRPHRIVNRGAEPAQALWVSLEA
- the moaC gene encoding cyclic pyranopterin monophosphate synthase MoaC; this encodes MVDVSAKAVTAREATAKGVVTCSPAVIELLRGEGVPKGDALAVARIAGIQAAKRTPDLIPLAHPIAVHGVVVDLAVEDHGVEITATVRTADRTGIEMEALTCVAVAGLALVDMIKAVDKLAEIGRVRVVAKSGGRSGDWRRD
- a CDS encoding MogA/MoaB family molybdenum cofactor biosynthesis protein; the encoded protein is MTETSTTLRRALVVTASNRAAAGVYEDTAGPVLVEGLRELAFDVDGPIVVPDGEPVGVALRQAVDDGYDVVLTTGGTGLSPTDRTPEQTRPLLDLEVPGLAEAVRRYGADHGVPTAVLSRGLAGVAGRTLVVNLPGSRGGARDGLAVLGGVLAHAVDQIHGGDHR
- a CDS encoding pentapeptide repeat-containing protein, whose protein sequence is MPDQPVPVTAAILSGAPLSHATLSRATLSRAPLSHAPLSRAILRHATLRPVLLSHATLRPVLLSHATLSRTITSRTVTSRNAPGPGPLAPVPLSLAAASTRAPGHIVPGRIDPAPTRTLGSLGTRRVRRVHRRNLTGDRRGNLSTPGNRDRTSSFTGDRRSRVDRNVFDAGLLPRLATLRTLRQTGRRTGQPLTDHPVGGDVEQLAVGVDDHPRRGQQRVTGTTRAGTGRTLTPPQHAKATGETVAGPGL